From uncultured Fusobacterium sp., the proteins below share one genomic window:
- the gyrB gene encoding DNA topoisomerase (ATP-hydrolyzing) subunit B: MSNNYEAQNITVLEGLEAVRKRPGMYIGTTSERGLHHLVWEIVDNAVDEALAGYCTHIEVNILPDNVIEVVDNGRGIPVGIHPKYGKSALEIVLTVLHAGGKFENDNYKVSGGLHGVGVSVVNALSLWTEVEVKSDGKLWFQRYNRGVPEEDVKAIGDIDSSEHGTTVRFKADHEIFETLIYDYNTLKNRLKELAYLNKGLVITLTDSRKEPCKKEIFEFEGGISDFLREITEETEKLISEPIYMSGEVDNIGVEIAFLYTVNQSEIIYSFVNNINTHEGGTHVQGFRTALTRVINDVGKAQGLLKDKDGKLQGNDIREGVTAIVSVKVPQPQFEGQTKTKLGNSEVTGIVSTLVGTQLKMVLEDNPSDTKIIIEKILNSKKAREAAQRARELVLRKSALEVGSLPGKLADCSSKNPEECEIYIVEGDSAGGSAKQGRDRYHQAILPLRGKILNVEKAGLHRALENNEVRAMITAFGTGIGDNFNLEKLRYGKIILMTDADVDGAHIRTLLLTFIYRYMIELIYNGNVFIAQPPLYKISYGKQIKYAYSDRELKEITDSFEGEDKKYTLQRYKGLGEMNPEQLWETTMDPQNRTLLKVTIDDARAADLLFDKLMGDKVDPRREFIEENAEYVKNLDI; encoded by the coding sequence GTGAGTAATAATTATGAAGCACAAAATATTACTGTCTTAGAAGGATTAGAAGCAGTTAGAAAAAGACCTGGAATGTATATAGGAACAACTTCTGAAAGAGGATTACACCACTTAGTTTGGGAAATAGTTGACAATGCTGTAGACGAAGCTCTTGCTGGATATTGTACACATATAGAAGTAAATATCCTTCCTGATAATGTCATTGAAGTAGTAGATAACGGAAGAGGTATCCCTGTTGGAATCCACCCTAAATATGGAAAATCAGCTCTAGAAATTGTACTTACTGTACTTCATGCTGGAGGAAAATTTGAAAATGATAACTATAAAGTTTCTGGAGGACTTCACGGAGTAGGAGTTTCTGTTGTTAATGCCCTATCTTTATGGACTGAAGTTGAAGTTAAATCAGATGGAAAACTTTGGTTCCAAAGATATAATAGAGGTGTTCCAGAGGAAGATGTTAAAGCTATTGGGGATATTGATTCTAGTGAGCATGGAACAACAGTTAGATTTAAAGCTGACCATGAGATATTTGAAACTTTAATATATGATTATAACACTTTAAAAAATAGATTAAAAGAGTTAGCTTATCTTAATAAAGGATTAGTTATCACTCTTACAGATTCTAGAAAAGAACCTTGTAAAAAGGAGATTTTTGAGTTTGAAGGAGGAATTTCAGATTTTTTAAGAGAGATTACTGAAGAAACTGAAAAACTTATTAGTGAACCTATCTATATGAGTGGAGAAGTTGATAATATAGGAGTTGAAATTGCTTTTCTATATACAGTTAATCAATCAGAAATAATCTATTCTTTTGTTAATAACATAAATACTCATGAGGGTGGAACACATGTACAAGGATTTAGAACTGCTCTTACTAGAGTTATAAATGATGTAGGAAAAGCTCAAGGATTATTAAAAGATAAAGATGGAAAATTACAAGGAAATGATATTAGAGAGGGAGTTACAGCTATTGTTTCTGTAAAAGTTCCTCAACCACAGTTTGAAGGACAAACAAAAACAAAATTAGGAAACTCTGAAGTAACTGGAATTGTTTCTACTCTAGTAGGGACTCAGTTAAAAATGGTACTAGAAGATAATCCTAGCGATACAAAAATAATTATAGAAAAAATATTGAACTCTAAAAAAGCTAGAGAAGCAGCTCAAAGAGCTAGAGAGTTAGTACTTAGAAAATCTGCATTAGAAGTTGGATCACTTCCTGGAAAATTAGCTGATTGTTCATCTAAAAACCCAGAAGAGTGTGAAATATATATAGTTGAGGGAGATTCTGCTGGTGGATCTGCAAAACAAGGAAGAGATAGATATCACCAAGCTATTCTACCTCTTAGAGGAAAGATACTAAATGTTGAAAAAGCAGGACTTCACAGAGCTCTTGAAAATAATGAAGTTAGAGCTATGATTACAGCTTTTGGTACTGGAATTGGTGATAATTTTAATTTAGAAAAATTAAGATATGGAAAAATTATTCTTATGACTGACGCCGATGTAGATGGAGCTCATATAAGAACTCTTTTATTAACGTTCATATACAGATATATGATAGAATTAATATATAATGGAAATGTTTTTATTGCTCAACCACCTCTATATAAAATCTCTTATGGTAAACAGATAAAATATGCTTATTCAGATAGAGAATTAAAAGAGATCACTGATTCTTTTGAGGGAGAAGATAAAAAATACACTCTTCAAAGATATAAAGGATTAGGAGAGATGAACCCAGAACAGCTTTGGGAAACAACTATGGATCCTCAAAATAGAACTCTTTTAAAAGTTACTATTGATGATGCTAGAGCAGCAGACCTACTTTTTGATAAACTTATGGGAGATAAAGTTGATCCTAGAAGAGAATTTATAGAAGAGAATGCGGAATATGTAAAGAACTTAGATATATAA
- the remB gene encoding extracellular matrix regulator RemB, with protein sequence MYIFLEKDTIINGEKIILIIDYIHIKSRDNIDFFNNEIKNKKIINLSPNQEKSVIITDDTIYFSAYGTQTLMSRGNEFFNIIGGRK encoded by the coding sequence ATGTATATTTTTCTTGAAAAAGATACCATTATAAATGGTGAAAAAATTATTCTTATTATTGATTATATACATATAAAAAGTAGAGATAATATAGACTTTTTTAATAATGAAATTAAAAATAAAAAAATTATAAATCTATCTCCTAATCAGGAGAAAAGTGTAATAATTACTGATGATACAATATATTTTTCTGCTTATGGTACACAGACATTAATGAGTAGAGGTAATGAATTTTTTAATATAATTGGAGGTAGAAAGTGA